From the genome of Candidatus Dormiibacterota bacterium:
GCTGGAAGCTGCCGCTCCTGCTCGGCACCGCCCCCCTCGTGTTCGACTTCGACGACGCGATCTTCGCGGTCAGTCCCGACGAGCGCGAGCGCTTCGGGGAGGAGCGCGCCTCCAGGCGGGCCGTCTCGCGCCGCACGCGCCTTGCCGCGGTCCTCCGTCGCGGCACCCGGGTAATCGCCGGCAACCGGTACCTGGCCGAGCACGCGGCGCGCTACGCGCGGGACGTGGCGGTCCTCCCCACCGCGGTGGATCTGCGCCCGTTCCCCGCCCCCGCGCTGGCCCGGGCGCGCGCGGCGCGCGGCGCGCGAGGGGGCGCGCCACGGATCGGCTGGATCGGCAGCCGGCCGAGCCTGCGCTATCTGCAGGCCCTGGCCGAGCCGCTGCGCCGCGTTCTGAGGGAGAGCCCGGGAGGGAGATTCGTCCAGATCTGCAACGAATTCGTGGAATTTCCCGGCGTCCCGACGGAGACGATCGCGTGGAGCGCCGCGGGGGAGGCGCCGGCCCTCCTGGATCTCGACATCGGGGTGATGCCGCTCGACGACACGCCGTTCTCGCAGGGGAAGTGCGGGCTGAAGATCCTCATGTACCAGGCGGCGGGGCTGCCCGTCGTCTGTTCGCCCGTCGGGGCCAATCGCGATCTGGTCCAGGAGAACGAGACGGGGCTCTTCGCGCGGACGGCGGACGAGTGGGTCTCCTGTCTTCGACGCCTGGTCGTCGAACGGGACCTCGCGCGGCGGATGGGTGAGCGCGGCCGCCTCAGGGTCGAGACGAACTACAGCGCCGCGGTCGTCGGCGCGAGGCTCGCCGACCTGCTTCTGGGGGCTCTGAAGCAGCCCCCTCCGCAAGGGCCGGTCGGGGGATGAGGATGCGTCTCGG
Proteins encoded in this window:
- a CDS encoding glycosyltransferase family 4 protein, whose amino-acid sequence is MRLLCVLNGGASHPSSRLRVLQHLEVLRERGIDAEVFVAKRRRLSDLADLARKARRSDAVLVQKKLFARWKLPLLLGTAPLVFDFDDAIFAVSPDERERFGEERASRRAVSRRTRLAAVLRRGTRVIAGNRYLAEHAARYARDVAVLPTAVDLRPFPAPALARARAARGARGGAPRIGWIGSRPSLRYLQALAEPLRRVLRESPGGRFVQICNEFVEFPGVPTETIAWSAAGEAPALLDLDIGVMPLDDTPFSQGKCGLKILMYQAAGLPVVCSPVGANRDLVQENETGLFARTADEWVSCLRRLVVERDLARRMGERGRLRVETNYSAAVVGARLADLLLGALKQPPPQGPVGG